The Myripristis murdjan chromosome 17, fMyrMur1.1, whole genome shotgun sequence DNA segment AATGTGGGAcgataaaatattttttcttctttctcagtaattaaaaaaaacaaaaaaacaagaatccATGTTTGTGCATCATGTTTCTTTAGAGTATCCACCTACTTTGAGTTTCTCCTCTTTAATTCCGTCAGCATGGTTGACTATTTCGTAGTAATACTCCACATATGGGACCCTGTAGCAGCTTTCCTTCAGCTCACATGTCGCCACAGTCTGGATCAGGTCCACTTTGTTAGGAGTTTCCACCAGAGCCGAGTCAAACTTCGTGGGCACACAGGAGAATCCCTCTGGGAGTGATGGATGAATCAAAATGTTAGAGCCATTCTCCATCTAGCACACTCACATAAACAAAAAGCCCTTAGATTATGTAGCCTGAATTACATCTATTGTGAATATGGATGGAATACAGACTATATAGTAGGCCTACAGTAAATGACAACAGGCGTTTTAACTTTTTGTAAAGCCACAATAAGATCTCCATCTTCATGAATCTGTATGGTGCTGCAAAGTTATCAAGGAGATATTTTTTCAATAAATGAAGGGGAAAGGCCATGTGAATATGCactgaaaaaattaaaagaatatAAGTCATTCTGTCTAGTGTTGAGGTTTAAAACAGGGGCAAAATCAAGTCACATAATTTCACTACTTTCCAATGCAACCATTTTACTAACTTACTTATCTATCTAGCTTGCTAGCTATatcaagttatttatttatctgaatGTTATGAATCAGGAAAGACACGCagttttcaatatttttcactGGTTGCAATAAAGTTCTATAAGAAAACCGGTCAACTGAAAagcttgtttttgtcagtttttcttgtcttttctcctgttttctgtAAAACATGAACTCAGTATTTTATTTCCCCATGTGCTATTAGTTAGCGTGTTACTACTCTCTGTTGGAGTGACTaaaccacttcctgttgttgtgtctgGGGGGTCGGAGGTGGGAATTTGGGGGCAGGTCTGCCACACACCTGGGGAGCCCTTGGACCTGGAGCATCCTCCCACGTCGATGACCGTCTCGTACGGCGTGTCGAAGAAGTAGGTCCTGAGCGCCGGGACGCGGATGCACTGGGTCAGCTTGGTGTCGCAGTGGCACTCCTGGATGACCTCCACCTCCCGGGGCCCCTCGAACAGCAGCACCCGCTCCACCCGCATCCCGGTCGGCTCGCACACCTGGTTGAGGCCGCAGGAGGGGAGCTGGCCCAGCGTGTCCGAGCCCTCTGAGGCGGCGGGTCTGCGCATCCTCATCTTTTATAAAGAGAGGAATTCAGTTGTTGGAGTTAGACATGTCACAACATGTTTCTGTCGCAAATGGGTAGATTAAGACCTAGATATTGCGTTAATCCGAGTTTTATTGCTTTGATTCAGGTAAAGTATGTAGACTGCATCTCGGAGGCCTAATATCTctcaatataaaacaataataaacatgaaacaTAAGTATAACATTGCCACACTGAGTAATGACGCTACGATAATTAaactggcatgttttttttaggcCTTGTCAGACAATAATAAAGTTACAGTGCGCCCTTGTGGTGATGTAGGAAACTCCCGCAGCCACCTACTTTTTTGCTCCTGAGAAATTCCAGCATGGATGCATGTTTGGAGTATTCCTGCTGTCCCGCTTCATTAGATGTCCTGGGTGCCCCCCCACAGTGCGACCTGCACATTCCCACATCCACACTGACAGGACTGCCAGAGATATCTGAGGACAGCAAAATATGCATCTCTATTACACCGAGCTTTCCAacccaaataataataatactactgaTGATTCTACAGAAGAAAATTCATGCTTTGTTTCttatcatcacacacacacacacacacacacacctatctgtctatctatctatctatctatctgtatgaTAGTAAATAACCACCTCACACATGTAAAGATGTAAGACTGGTTATCCTGATCATGCAAGGGAATGAACTGCTTACTAAAGCGATTTAATTTCAGTGTATTATGAGGGCTACAGCCCTTCCACGATGCTTTACCTTGGCCAATGTAAACAAAGTGGCTCTGTCTTCTGCAGCAGGCTCTCTGTGCAAACAGGTTTCTGTGGTCGACATGTTTGCTCAACACTCCAGGCACtagaaaacagagcaaacacatcAGTACCTCCGCTGACTTTCAAACTGACAGTAGTGCTGATCAAAATCATATAATATTAGTCTTTTTACTAGTCTGGTAGAGAATGAACaggtgttttaatgttttttttcccccaaggtTAATAAAAATTAGATGCTGATTATTCTCATAAAACCACTGAAAGATGCATCagatcacattattacaatgtCTTAAGCAAAGATTCCGAATTGTGCATAGTTTACTTTCAGTCTACggtaattattaaaatttattCTTAGGGAATAtttacagacagaaagaaaagaataatGATTATTTCATTCAAGACAATCTTAACAGCCCGTATAAAAACTGTGAACACTGTGAATATAACAAAGTGGATTCTTTTTTGCTCtggaagagaaataaaaaacacaccctGTGCTAATACCCGTGTTTACCAGACATTTCACAAGGACTTAAGTAGTACACTTGAGCTGATTGCAGAAAGGTCTAGTTATATTAAAAACCACTGACATACATAATTACATAGAGTGTAGAGGAAGGCAAAGAGCCAAGCAAGCGGTACTTACAAGTTAGATGGAGGGCACACAGAAGGAGGAGTAGGCCTGGCCGGGGTACATCCATGGCTATAGATATTTGCTGCTCAGCTGCCAGATCCTGAGTGTCCTTCTGCTCACCGATGCCTCTGATATTTATACGGGATCGAGCTTCAGCCCCAAATGTCACCACAGAACAAGGTCTCAAAGTGGTGTGGGATCTAAAAAGTGAGAACTAATCAAATTTCCATGCTGAATGCCTTGTGGGATGGTGTTCTTGCGGGCAGGGACCACTTCAAAGGCAGCCTCCAAAGTATTGAGTTTTCACCTCTTGTCTGTTTCGGCTGTGAGGGGACCCAGTGGCTCGAGTGTGTCGACCGGGCCCAAGCTCACCCTTAATGAAGTGCTTAAGTAGCCTTGAGCCATTAAGCCACGCTCATTCAAAGGCATTAATCATCTTTTATCTCAGGGGGAAGGTGTTTAGCACCTCCGACTTGAAACAAAACCTGGCCTAAACACATAAACAGGATCAGCGTGGGGCCCTGAGTCTCCTGTCGAGGAGACAGCAGCACCTTTGTGTTTATTCAACATGACACCAAATGGCGAGGCCTCTCAGAGCTGCTCCTCAAATCTCACAAagtttcctccctctcttgaaggagaggaaaaggagcaaGAATTAGAATACCGTACATTAAAATGTTTGCCAGGAACCTAACATTTAATTTCTGAGGTTaatttgagactgtaaacaaaaTAGCATCCACTGACAGAAAGgctgtctgtgcctgtgttttcagtgaatgAAATCTACACCAAAACAGGGCAACTGCATTTCCTTAACTTGAGTTTTGGTTACTCTTTTCAAAACTGCTATTTGATTCACTGGAGAGAggtttttgcaattttgtgtAGTAAAATTGTACCAGTCATATCTTCATTTGGCATTAGCTCTCCTTTGATGTGCTGATGTGATCCTCTCATTTGCACCGGGATCAACGGATCATCATCCAGATAACCATCAGCTCTCAGACACCTTGATTAAGCTGACACCTTACCGCAGTTTCAATTGTTGCCCCCTTTCATCGTGTTACAGCGAATCCTATTGAAATTCTATCATAATCCGGGTTACAGCCCAGATTCAGTGTTAACAAATACTTGATTTAATTATCAAGATGTATCCAGCCATAAACAccctgacaaaatgaaaacaagaatcTTACATGTCATATATATTACAACGTTTTCTTTATCTTAAAACGAACCAGTCTTTATCATTCTGTGCATCTGCACCCACAGTAAATAATTGTAGCTTGTCACCCAGTTAGATAAGGTACTgcatgttataataataataataatgacagtgataatacattttatttgtatatttatttgttgtctCGGTACTCCAAGATACTTAAAACATTGataatattttagattttagataAATTACAGATTATAGTagataatattttaaattattgacATTATAGAGTTTGAGAATCACCAAGCAGGTTTTATTAGATTGATAGATTACTCACATTAACAGATATAAATTGATAGGCATAATATTTTACCCACTAT contains these protein-coding regions:
- the pnhd gene encoding uncharacterized protein pnhd encodes the protein MHILLSSDISGSPVSVDVGMCRSHCGGAPRTSNEAGQQEYSKHASMLEFLRSKKMRMRRPAASEGSDTLGQLPSCGLNQVCEPTGMRVERVLLFEGPREVEVIQECHCDTKLTQCIRVPALRTYFFDTPYETVIDVGGCSRSKGSPEGFSCVPTKFDSALVETPNKVDLIQTVATCELKESCYRVPYVEYYYEIVNHADGIKEEKLKEIDVGRCLGGCTTGNRCLLRSPSDPDICHLWAEGPSTSCVPQGYESHTFLNQHGQIRTVLSITSCACQN